The Polynucleobacter sp. TSB-Sco08W16 genome includes a region encoding these proteins:
- a CDS encoding cell division protein FtsQ/DivIB, translated as MSNFMDRFGEIFAMLMSPLWNHPERMQKLSRFLMRCFVVMLVIGVLVWLSQRPVFALKQIQIEPVAGQTLKHINKSLVKQQVSETVQGNFFSVRLEDVKRGFETMPWVRHANVRRVWPNGLIVSIEEQKPFGTWGGADSRALMNTHGEIFAGRVSEVGDDVHLIDFHGPEDSGQEVMSLYEKANNWFKPWGAEVTSLALTERYAWHIKLSNGMKVEFGRDEESSDKTLTEERVARLFKYWPQVQEKWSNRIDAVDLRYANGFAVHLAAASVKKNDVDGKKSELKQ; from the coding sequence ATGAGTAACTTCATGGACCGGTTCGGCGAAATCTTCGCCATGCTGATGTCTCCACTTTGGAATCATCCAGAGCGGATGCAGAAGCTTAGCCGTTTCTTGATGCGTTGTTTTGTAGTCATGCTTGTGATTGGGGTACTGGTCTGGTTAAGTCAGCGCCCAGTATTTGCCCTAAAGCAAATTCAGATTGAACCAGTCGCAGGCCAAACTTTAAAGCACATCAACAAATCACTCGTGAAGCAGCAAGTTTCAGAGACAGTGCAAGGGAACTTCTTTAGTGTTCGCTTAGAAGATGTCAAGCGTGGATTTGAAACGATGCCGTGGGTTCGTCATGCCAATGTGCGACGAGTTTGGCCCAATGGCTTGATAGTAAGCATTGAAGAACAAAAGCCATTTGGCACCTGGGGCGGTGCTGATAGCCGCGCTTTAATGAATACTCATGGAGAAATCTTTGCTGGCCGTGTTTCTGAGGTTGGTGACGATGTGCATTTAATTGATTTCCATGGACCCGAGGATTCAGGTCAAGAAGTGATGAGTCTTTATGAAAAAGCGAATAACTGGTTCAAGCCCTGGGGCGCAGAAGTCACTAGCCTGGCGTTAACTGAACGTTATGCCTGGCATATCAAACTTTCAAATGGCATGAAGGTGGAGTTTGGCCGGGATGAAGAAAGTTCTGACAAAACATTAACGGAAGAGCGTGTTGCGCGTCTCTTCAAATATTGGCCACAAGTTCAAGAGAAGTGGTCGAACAGAATTGATGCAGTGGATTTGCGTTATGCAAATGGTTTTGCGGTTCATCTTGCTGCTGCAAGTGTGAAAAAGAACGATGTCGATGGTAAGAAAAGCGAGCTGAAGCAATGA
- the murG gene encoding undecaprenyldiphospho-muramoylpentapeptide beta-N-acetylglucosaminyltransferase — protein sequence MTKPSILVMAGGTGGHIFPGLAVAEYLRLCGWNVSWLGNQSGMEYRLVKSCNFPFEAVEFGGLRGKGLKAKLMLPINLARACFQSWKIMRRLKPSVVLGMGGYITFPGGLVTKFLKRPLVLHESNSVAGSANRALAKIAMRTLTGFPNTMANAEWVGNPIRQEFENMPAPALRYEQRQGLLSILVVGGSLGAVALNENIPAALALIPKDLRPKVIHQAGDKHLADLQKRYADLGVEADIRPFIDDMPTAYSQADLVICRAGAMTVSELAACGVASCLIPFPYAIDDHQTANAKFLSDADAAVLLPQQSLNPHDLALMIQNFNRDDLKDMAVRAHALAKPNATQRAAEVCADCAGVGV from the coding sequence GTGACAAAACCCTCAATATTAGTAATGGCTGGTGGTACTGGTGGGCATATCTTCCCAGGACTTGCCGTCGCCGAATATTTACGACTTTGCGGTTGGAATGTCTCTTGGTTAGGCAATCAAAGCGGTATGGAATATCGCTTAGTTAAATCTTGCAACTTTCCTTTTGAAGCCGTTGAGTTTGGTGGCTTACGTGGAAAAGGTCTCAAGGCAAAACTCATGCTGCCAATCAATTTGGCGCGAGCATGTTTTCAGAGTTGGAAGATCATGCGTCGCTTAAAACCAAGCGTTGTTCTGGGTATGGGCGGATACATTACTTTTCCTGGCGGCCTGGTAACAAAATTCTTAAAACGTCCATTAGTGCTTCATGAATCCAATTCTGTAGCTGGTAGCGCCAATCGTGCGCTTGCCAAGATTGCGATGCGTACCTTAACTGGCTTTCCTAACACGATGGCAAATGCAGAGTGGGTTGGTAATCCTATTCGTCAAGAGTTCGAGAATATGCCAGCACCTGCTTTGCGTTACGAACAGCGTCAAGGTCTTTTATCTATTTTGGTTGTCGGTGGTAGTTTAGGTGCTGTGGCACTGAATGAAAACATTCCCGCTGCTTTAGCTTTGATACCTAAGGATCTGCGACCCAAAGTAATTCATCAGGCCGGAGATAAGCATTTAGCAGATTTACAGAAACGCTATGCCGATCTGGGGGTTGAAGCAGATATTCGTCCGTTTATTGACGATATGCCAACGGCTTATTCACAGGCAGATCTAGTCATTTGCCGTGCAGGTGCAATGACTGTATCCGAATTGGCTGCATGTGGTGTGGCCTCTTGCTTGATTCCATTTCCCTATGCGATTGATGATCATCAAACAGCGAATGCCAAATTCTTATCGGATGCGGACGCAGCAGTTTTATTGCCTCAGCAGTCTCTTAACCCTCACGATTTAGCGTTGATGATTCAAAACTTTAATCGGGATGATCTTAAAGATATGGCTGTGCGTGCACACGCGTTAGCCAAGCCAAATGCAACTCAGCGAGCAGCTGAAGTGTGTGCTGATTGTGCAGGAGTAGGCGTATGA
- the ftsZ gene encoding cell division protein FtsZ → MEFEMLDQETAGKTIIKVVGVGGAGGNAVQHMIRRGVNGVEFICMNTDAGALQRSEASVNLQLGSSGLGAGAKPEIGAASAEEARARIADTLQGAHMVFITAGMGGGTGTGAAPIVAQVAKEMGILTVGVISKPFDFEGVKRLKVAENGAAELESYVDSLIVVLNEKLFEVMGEDAEFDKAFACADDVLHNAVSGIAEIINVQGLINVDFEDVKTVMGEQGKAMMGTATVSGMDRARLAAEAAVASPLLEGVDLSGARGVLVNITASRSLKLSETREVMAAIRGYAADDATVIFGTVYDESLGDALRVTVVATGLNNPQARQNHQPEVVWRQATGTHDAMPTMADLNSFAPASASAAISKVSLDSALSTSAGMALTGSASAPAAAQAASTGVDYSQYDLPRVFRSSREATPAPTLGADSSPQAKTLLDKGADYYEIPAFLRKQAD, encoded by the coding sequence ATGGAATTTGAAATGTTAGATCAAGAAACAGCTGGTAAGACCATCATCAAAGTAGTTGGAGTTGGTGGCGCTGGTGGTAATGCTGTTCAACACATGATCCGTCGCGGAGTGAATGGCGTAGAGTTTATTTGCATGAACACCGATGCTGGCGCTTTACAGCGTTCTGAGGCATCTGTGAATTTGCAACTGGGCTCTAGCGGATTAGGTGCTGGCGCTAAACCAGAAATCGGCGCTGCTTCTGCTGAAGAAGCCCGCGCACGAATTGCGGACACACTGCAAGGCGCCCATATGGTGTTCATTACTGCTGGTATGGGTGGGGGCACTGGTACTGGTGCAGCTCCAATTGTTGCTCAAGTGGCTAAAGAAATGGGCATCTTGACTGTTGGCGTTATTAGCAAGCCATTTGATTTTGAGGGTGTAAAGCGCTTGAAGGTTGCTGAGAATGGTGCCGCTGAGCTCGAGTCTTATGTGGATTCATTGATTGTGGTTCTCAATGAGAAGCTCTTTGAAGTCATGGGCGAAGATGCAGAGTTTGATAAAGCTTTTGCATGCGCTGATGATGTATTGCATAACGCGGTTTCTGGTATTGCAGAAATTATCAATGTTCAAGGTTTGATTAACGTTGACTTTGAGGACGTGAAGACTGTAATGGGCGAGCAAGGTAAGGCGATGATGGGAACTGCAACAGTTTCTGGTATGGATCGCGCACGCTTGGCTGCCGAAGCTGCAGTTGCTTCACCATTGCTCGAAGGTGTAGATTTATCAGGAGCACGTGGCGTATTAGTCAACATTACTGCTAGCCGTTCATTGAAGTTGTCTGAAACGCGTGAAGTGATGGCTGCTATTCGTGGTTATGCTGCTGATGATGCAACTGTCATCTTTGGTACCGTGTACGACGAGAGCTTGGGCGATGCCTTGCGTGTCACTGTTGTTGCTACTGGTTTAAATAATCCACAAGCGCGTCAAAATCATCAACCAGAAGTAGTATGGAGACAGGCTACTGGTACTCATGATGCAATGCCAACTATGGCTGATCTCAATAGCTTTGCTCCGGCTAGTGCATCTGCAGCTATTAGCAAGGTGAGTTTGGATTCTGCATTGAGTACTAGTGCAGGTATGGCCTTGACTGGCTCTGCAAGTGCACCAGCAGCAGCGCAAGCAGCAAGCACTGGGGTTGATTACAGTCAGTATGATTTACCGCGTGTATTTCGTAGCTCTCGTGAGGCGACTCCTGCGCCAACTTTAGGTGCAGACAGCTCACCTCAAGCAAAGACCTTGCTTGATAAAGGGGCTGATTACTATGAAATCCCTGCGTTTTTACGTAAA
- a CDS encoding D-alanine--D-alanine ligase: MSKQDPTLWGDRVKLRLANLDVKTFGRVGVLLGGRSGEREISLMSGNGVLQALLSKGVDAHSFDTGLRSPTELAAEKFDRIFISLHGRYGEDGTIQGLLELLELPYTGSGVLASALAIDKIVTKQVWISNGLSTPEFEELTANSDWNGVVKHLGLPLIVKPAHEGSSLGLTKVKSVEELPAAYQLAAGLDKKVIAETCIVGDELTCPLVGQGETAEALPVIKIIPPQANYDFHNKYFSDETQYLCPTGLTAEVNERVQELALAAYKALGCQTWGRADVMLDQKTGKPYLLEMNTSPGMTSHSLVPMAAKAAGVEYADLVLWLLSQTLQDKEVATA; encoded by the coding sequence ATGTCTAAGCAAGACCCTACTTTATGGGGTGACCGCGTCAAATTGCGCTTAGCGAACTTAGATGTGAAAACATTTGGTCGGGTAGGTGTTTTGCTGGGTGGCCGCTCTGGCGAGCGTGAGATTTCTTTGATGTCGGGTAATGGTGTGTTACAGGCCCTTCTATCCAAAGGAGTGGATGCCCATAGCTTTGATACAGGCTTGCGGAGCCCAACTGAATTGGCTGCTGAAAAATTCGATCGGATCTTCATTTCATTGCATGGTCGCTATGGTGAGGATGGCACGATTCAAGGCTTACTAGAGTTGCTTGAATTGCCTTACACCGGTAGCGGTGTATTAGCTTCTGCATTAGCAATTGACAAGATTGTTACTAAGCAAGTTTGGATTAGTAATGGACTTTCTACTCCTGAATTTGAAGAGTTAACTGCAAACAGCGACTGGAATGGAGTGGTTAAGCATCTTGGCTTACCCTTAATTGTGAAGCCTGCGCATGAAGGATCTTCATTAGGTTTAACTAAGGTGAAGTCTGTCGAAGAGTTACCTGCTGCTTATCAATTAGCTGCTGGGCTCGATAAAAAAGTGATTGCAGAAACATGCATCGTGGGTGATGAGTTAACTTGCCCATTAGTTGGTCAAGGTGAGACTGCTGAAGCATTGCCTGTCATCAAAATTATTCCACCACAGGCCAATTACGATTTCCATAATAAATATTTCTCTGATGAGACTCAGTATTTGTGCCCAACAGGCCTTACTGCTGAGGTGAATGAGCGAGTTCAAGAGTTGGCTTTAGCTGCGTATAAAGCGCTTGGCTGTCAGACTTGGGGTCGCGCTGATGTGATGCTCGATCAAAAAACAGGTAAGCCTTATTTACTAGAGATGAATACTTCTCCTGGCATGACTTCACATTCATTGGTACCTATGGCTGCAAAAGCTGCTGGGGTTGAATATGCTGATTTAGTACTGTGGTTATTAAGCCAAACCCTCCAAGATAAAGAGGTTGCCACTGCATGA
- the ftsA gene encoding cell division protein FtsA — translation MSKDNRDLLVGLDIGTSKVVALVAELAPDGQFNVVGVGQTASKGLKKGVVVNIEATVQSIQKALEEAEIMADRQIVQVFTGIAGNHIVSFNSSGMVAIRDKEVSSGDVERVLETAKAINIPTDQQILHILVQEFIIDGQEDVREPIGMSGLRLEVKVHIVTGAVSAAQNIVKCVRRCGLEVNDLILQPLASSLAVLTEDEKELGVVLVDIGGGTTDIAIYCQGSIRHTAVIPIAGDQITNDIAMALRTPTIDAEDLKIAHGIARQEMADPTAMIDVPGVGDREPRPMSKQALAAVIEPRVEELFTLVRGVVRDSGYEDMVSSGIVLTGGTALMPGMVELAEQVFLRPARIGTPEYRGHLHEVLRSPRFATSIGLLMEGQAQLLRGRRVSQSGALQGVISRMKEWFAGNF, via the coding sequence ATGAGTAAAGATAATCGCGATCTATTAGTTGGATTAGATATTGGAACATCCAAGGTGGTCGCTTTGGTCGCAGAATTAGCACCTGATGGCCAATTCAATGTGGTTGGTGTTGGACAAACTGCTTCTAAAGGCCTGAAGAAGGGCGTAGTTGTCAATATTGAAGCAACCGTTCAGTCGATTCAGAAGGCCTTAGAAGAAGCTGAGATCATGGCTGATCGCCAAATCGTTCAAGTTTTTACCGGTATTGCTGGTAATCACATTGTGAGTTTTAACTCGAGTGGCATGGTTGCGATTCGCGATAAAGAGGTGAGCTCTGGAGATGTGGAGCGTGTACTAGAGACTGCAAAAGCAATCAATATTCCTACTGATCAACAGATTTTGCACATTCTCGTTCAGGAATTCATCATTGATGGTCAAGAAGATGTCCGTGAGCCGATTGGGATGAGTGGTTTGCGCCTTGAGGTAAAGGTACACATTGTTACTGGCGCTGTTAGTGCTGCACAAAATATTGTGAAATGTGTGCGTCGCTGTGGTCTTGAGGTTAATGACCTTATTTTGCAACCTCTAGCATCCAGTCTTGCTGTACTAACTGAAGATGAAAAAGAATTAGGCGTGGTCTTGGTTGATATTGGTGGGGGCACTACCGATATTGCCATCTATTGCCAAGGGTCTATTCGTCATACAGCAGTAATCCCAATTGCAGGCGATCAAATTACCAATGACATTGCGATGGCATTGCGTACCCCAACAATTGATGCGGAAGATTTGAAGATTGCGCACGGTATCGCCCGTCAAGAAATGGCAGATCCAACTGCCATGATCGATGTACCTGGAGTGGGGGATCGTGAGCCACGTCCAATGTCTAAACAAGCCTTAGCGGCAGTGATCGAACCGCGTGTTGAAGAGCTATTTACTTTAGTAAGAGGGGTAGTAAGAGACTCTGGCTATGAAGATATGGTCTCTTCAGGAATAGTTTTGACTGGTGGCACAGCTTTAATGCCAGGCATGGTTGAGTTGGCCGAGCAAGTCTTCTTGCGACCTGCGCGAATTGGTACACCTGAATATCGCGGTCATTTACATGAGGTCCTTCGCAGCCCTCGTTTTGCTACCAGCATTGGTTTGTTAATGGAAGGCCAGGCGCAATTGTTGCGTGGTCGTCGTGTTTCTCAGTCAGGCGCTTTACAAGGTGTGATCTCGCGCATGAAGGAATGGTTTGCAGGAAATTTTTAA
- the murC gene encoding UDP-N-acetylmuramate--L-alanine ligase, with product MKHIVQQIHFIGIGGAGMSGIAEVLLNLGYQVSGSDLAESVTTKRLKDLGAVIHIGHDPKNIGTAEAVVISTAVAGNNPEVLAARAAKIPVIQRAVMLGELMRLKQGIAIAGTHGKTTTTSLVASVLAEGGLDPTFVIGGKLNSAGANARLGRGDFIVVEADESDASFLQLFPAMEVVTNIDADHMDTYQHDMARLKQAFVQFIQRMPFYGVAVLCIDDANVRDIIPFVSQPVLRYGLSEDADIRASNIRADGTRMHFTVERRTVRRHGNKPGPLNVTLNLPGLHNVRNALAAIGIATELGVGDEAIAKALSEFDGVGRRFQRYGDIPLAAGGSYTLIDDYGHHPVEMAATLAAARGAFPDRRLVLAFQPHRFTRTRDCFGEFVQVLRNFDALVLTEVYPAGEAKIPGADGKSLMKAALVEDKNFKGLLNTDAVVFAANVAEMPEMLSQVLKDGDVLITMGAGSISALPHTLSEAKNV from the coding sequence ATGAAACATATTGTTCAGCAGATTCACTTCATTGGTATCGGTGGCGCAGGTATGAGCGGCATTGCAGAGGTACTTTTGAACTTAGGCTACCAAGTTTCCGGCTCTGATTTGGCCGAGAGCGTGACTACTAAGCGCTTAAAAGACTTAGGCGCGGTCATTCATATTGGGCATGATCCTAAAAATATAGGGACTGCAGAAGCAGTTGTGATTTCTACCGCAGTTGCAGGCAATAATCCTGAAGTATTGGCTGCTCGTGCGGCAAAAATTCCAGTAATCCAACGCGCTGTGATGCTTGGTGAATTAATGCGTTTAAAGCAAGGCATTGCTATCGCTGGAACTCACGGTAAAACAACCACTACCAGTCTAGTGGCTTCAGTTCTGGCGGAAGGCGGTCTAGATCCTACCTTTGTTATTGGCGGTAAGCTCAATTCAGCTGGCGCAAATGCGCGTTTAGGTCGCGGTGATTTCATTGTGGTTGAGGCCGATGAGTCTGATGCATCATTCTTGCAACTCTTCCCAGCTATGGAAGTGGTGACCAATATTGATGCTGATCATATGGATACGTATCAGCATGATATGGCGAGATTGAAGCAAGCCTTTGTGCAATTTATTCAGCGTATGCCTTTCTATGGCGTAGCAGTTTTGTGTATTGATGATGCAAACGTACGTGACATCATTCCTTTTGTATCTCAACCAGTATTACGTTACGGCCTCTCTGAGGATGCTGACATTCGGGCAAGCAATATCCGTGCCGATGGAACGCGTATGCACTTTACTGTTGAGCGTCGTACTGTTCGTCGGCATGGCAATAAGCCAGGCCCACTCAATGTGACATTAAATCTTCCTGGCTTACATAACGTTCGTAATGCGCTGGCTGCAATTGGTATTGCAACTGAGTTAGGTGTCGGCGATGAAGCGATTGCTAAAGCCTTATCTGAGTTTGATGGTGTGGGCCGTCGCTTTCAACGCTATGGTGACATTCCACTGGCAGCAGGCGGTAGTTACACCTTGATTGATGATTATGGTCATCACCCTGTAGAGATGGCAGCAACATTGGCCGCTGCACGGGGCGCTTTCCCTGATCGCCGTTTAGTGTTGGCATTCCAGCCTCATCGCTTTACAAGAACTCGCGATTGTTTCGGTGAATTTGTTCAAGTTCTCAGAAATTTTGATGCCTTGGTATTAACTGAGGTTTATCCAGCGGGTGAAGCAAAGATTCCTGGGGCAGATGGAAAAAGTCTGATGAAGGCGGCCTTAGTAGAAGATAAAAATTTCAAAGGATTACTCAATACGGATGCTGTAGTTTTTGCAGCTAATGTTGCTGAGATGCCTGAAATGTTAAGTCAAGTATTAAAAGATGGAGATGTATTGATTACGATGGGCGCAGGTTCAATTTCTGCTTTGCCTCACACCTTGTCGGAGGCAAAGAATGTCTAA